Proteins from one Chloroflexota bacterium genomic window:
- the rplM gene encoding 50S ribosomal protein L13: protein MWFVDKTYVVKGSEAKEEWFVVDAAGQTLGRVASKVAAVLVGKHDPKFTPGADLGDHVVIVNAEKIVVTGKRLDQKVYYRHSMYPGGLKSESLRQMLGKHPDRVLTIAVRGMLPHNRHGRALLKKLKVYAGPEHPHSAQQPKALSV, encoded by the coding sequence ATGTGGTTCGTGGACAAAACATACGTTGTTAAAGGAAGTGAAGCAAAAGAGGAATGGTTCGTGGTAGATGCCGCCGGCCAAACCCTGGGGCGGGTTGCTTCCAAAGTGGCCGCCGTCCTGGTGGGCAAGCACGATCCTAAATTCACCCCCGGCGCTGATCTGGGCGACCACGTCGTCATCGTCAATGCCGAGAAAATTGTGGTGACCGGCAAGCGCCTGGATCAAAAAGTGTACTATCGCCACTCGATGTATCCTGGCGGCCTCAAGAGCGAGAGCCTGCGCCAGATGCTGGGCAAGCACCCTGACCGGGTGCTGACGATTGCCGTGCGCGGCATGTTGCCGCACAACCGCCACGGGCGCGCTCTGCTCAAGAAGCTCAAAGTGTACGCCGGGCCGGAGCATCCGCACTCGGCCCAGCAGCCAAAAGCGCTTTCGGTTTAG
- the truA gene encoding tRNA pseudouridine(38-40) synthase TruA, with the protein MARYKAIIEYDGSDFAGFQRQAPTVGPTVQGEVEAALARISDGKPITIMGAGRTDSGVHASGQVIAFELAWAHGAEALIRALNANLPRAIAALSVSECAADFHPRFSAQGRRYCYSIYNAPIRSPLRERFAWQVWPALDVAAMQAASQHLLGRHDFGTFGTAPEPGGHTARTVREARWEQSEGGQTLNFYIEADAFLYRMVRSIVGTLKQVGQGERTAADFVEAVQASDRSRAGTPAPPNGLRLIEVIY; encoded by the coding sequence TTGGCACGTTACAAAGCGATCATCGAGTACGACGGCAGTGACTTCGCCGGGTTTCAGCGCCAGGCCCCCACGGTTGGGCCGACGGTGCAGGGAGAAGTCGAAGCGGCCCTGGCCCGAATCAGTGATGGCAAGCCCATCACAATCATGGGGGCTGGGCGGACGGACAGCGGCGTGCACGCCTCGGGGCAAGTGATTGCCTTTGAACTGGCGTGGGCGCACGGTGCGGAGGCGCTCATCCGCGCCCTCAACGCCAACCTGCCGCGAGCAATTGCGGCGCTGAGCGTGAGCGAGTGCGCCGCCGACTTTCACCCCCGCTTCTCGGCGCAGGGGCGGCGGTATTGTTACTCGATTTACAACGCGCCGATCCGGTCGCCATTACGTGAACGGTTCGCCTGGCAGGTGTGGCCGGCTCTGGACGTGGCGGCCATGCAGGCCGCCAGCCAGCACTTGCTCGGGCGGCACGATTTTGGAACGTTTGGCACAGCGCCCGAGCCGGGCGGCCACACCGCGCGAACAGTGCGCGAGGCCCGATGGGAACAAAGCGAGGGCGGCCAAACGCTCAACTTTTATATTGAAGCCGATGCCTTTCTGTACCGGATGGTGCGGAGCATCGTGGGCACGCTCAAGCAGGTGGGGCAGGGCGAGAGAACAGCCGCCGATTTTGTCGAGGCGGTTCAAGCGTCCGACCGAAGCCGGGCCGGGACTCCGGCTCCGCCCAACGGCCTGCGCCTGATTGAAGTGATTTACTGA